AAAGTGGCCCAGGGCGCCAAGCCCGGTGAGGGTGGCCAGCTGCCGGGCGGCAAGGTGAACGATCTGATCGCTCGCCTGCGTTACTCGGTGCCAGGCGTTACCCTGATTTCGCCGCCGCCGCACCACGATATCTACTCGATTGAGGACCTGGCCCAGTTGATCTTCGACCTCAAGCAGGTCAACCCGCAGGCCCTGGTGTCAGTCAAGCTGGTATCCGAGCCCGGTGTGGGTACGATCGCAGCCGGTGTGGCCAAGGCCTACGCCGACCTGATCACCATCTCCGGATACGATGGCGGTACAGCGGCCAGCCCGCTGACCTCCATCCGCTATGCCGGTTCGCCCTGGGAGCTGGGCCTGACGGAGACCCAACAGGCCCTGCGTGCCAATGATCTGCGGGGCAAGATCCGCCTGCAGACCGACGGTGGCATCAAGACCGGTCTGGACGTGGTCAAGGGCGCCATCCTCGGCGCCGAGAGCTTCGGTTTCGGAACCACCCCGATGGTGGCACTGGGCTGCAAGTACCTGCGCATCTGCCACCTGAACAACTGCGCCACCGGTGTGGCCACCCAGAACGACCACCTCCGTGAAGAGCACTTCAAAGGCACGGTGGAAATGGCCATGAATTTCTTCCGCTTTGTCGCCGAGGAAACCCGTGAGTGGCTGGCCAAGCTGGGCGTGCGCAGCCTGGAGGAGCTGGTGGGCCGGGTAGACCTGCTGGAGCGGCTGCCGGGCGATACCGAGCGCCAGAAAAAGCTGGATCTCTCCCGCTTGCTGTCCAACGATCACATTCCGGCGGACAAGCCCCAGACCTGCCAGGTAGAGCGGAACCATCCGTTTGACCGGGGCACCCTGGCCGAGCAGATGGTGGCGGACACTGCTGCGGCCATCAAGGAGAAGAGCGGTGGTGCCTGGTCCTATAAGGTGACCAACTGCGACCGTTCTATCGGTGCCCGGTTGTCTGGCGAAATCGCCCAGTTGCACGGCAACCAGGGCATGGTGGACGCGCCCATCACCCTGGACCTGACCGGTACCGCTGGCCAGAGCTTTGGTGTCTGGAACGTCGGCGGCCTGAACCTCATCCTGGAAGGCGATGCCAACGACTACGTGGGCAAGGGCATGACCGGTGGCAAGCTGGTGGTCAAGCCGCCCCGCGGCAGCGCCTTCAAGAGCCAGGAAACCTCCATCGTGGGTAACACCTGTCTGTACGGCGCCACCGGCGGCAAGCTGTTCGCCGCCGGAACCGCGGGCGAGCGTTTCGCGGTGCGTAACTCCGGCGCCCACGCCGTGGTCGAGGGCGCAGGCGACCACTGCTGCGAATACATGACCGGCGGGCTGGTGACCGTCCTGGGTTCCACCGGGCACAACTTCGGCGCCGGCATGACCGGTGGCTTTGCCTACGTGATGGACCTGAACAACACCTTCGTGGACAAGTACAACCACGAACTGGTGGAGATCCAGCGGATTTCCAGCGAAGACATGGAGTCCTACCGTAATCACCTGCGCGGTGTTATCCGGGAGCACATTTCCGAAACCGGCAGTGAGTGGGCAGAGCACATTCTTGAGAATTTCGACGACTACATCGGCCGTTTCTGGCTGGTGAAACCCAAGGCGGCCAACCTGCGCAGCCTGTTGGCGAGTACCCGGGCACGTCCGGAATAACGGGCCGGGAACCAGGGTTCGGGGCCGACAGCCTTGCTGCGGCCCCTGTCGAAATCGAGTTGATGAGAGCGTCATAATGAAAGAACGACTGAGTAACGACTTCCAGTTCGTGGAAGTAGGGCGAATTGACCCGAAGAAAGTGCCTGCGAAAAAGCGCAAGAAAGAGTTCGGCGAGATCTATCATCCGTTTACCGCCGATCACGCATCGTCCCAGGCCCACCGGTGCCTGGAGTGCGGCAACCCGTATTGCGAGTGGAAGTGCCCGGTACACAACTACATTCCGAACTGGCTGAAACTGGTGTCGGAAGGCAACATCATGCGGGCGGTGGAGCTGTGTCACCAGACCAACTCGCTGCCGGAGGTCTGTGGCCGTGTTTGTCCCCAGGATCGCCTGTGTGAGGGTGCCTGTACCCTGAACGATGGGTATGGTGCGGTCACCATCGGTTCGGTCGAGAAATACATCACCGATACCGCCTTCGCCCTTGGCTGGAAGCCGGACATGTCGGCGGTCAAGTGGACCGACAAGAAGGTCGCCGTCATTGGCGCCGGCCCCGCGGGTCTTGGCTGTGCCGACGTGCTGGTGCGCAATGGCGTCAAGCCGGTGGTGTTCGATATCTACCCGGAAATCGGCGGCCTGCTGACCTTTGGTATCCCCGAGTTCAAGCTGGAAAAATCGGTCATGACCCGTCGCCGCAAGGTGTTCGAGGAAATGGGCGTGGAATTCCGGCTGTCCACCGAAGTGGGCAAGGACGTTCAGCTGCAGGACATCATCGACGAGTACGACGCGGTGTTCATGGGCATGGGCACCTACACCTACATGAAAGGCGGCTTCCCGGGCGAGAACCTGCCCGGCGTGTACGATGCACTGCCGTTCCTGGTGTCCAACGTCAATCGTCGCCTGGGCTTCGAGAAAGATGCCGCGGACTTCATCGATATGAAGGGCAAGCGCGTGGTGGTGCTTGGCGGTGGCGATACCGCCATGGACTGTAACCGCACGTCCATTCGGCAGCAGGCGGAGAGCGTGACCTGTGCCTATCGCCGCGACGAAGCCAACATGCCCGGTTCCCGCCGCGAAGTGGCCAACGCCAAGGAAGAAGGCGTGAAGTTCCTGTTCAACCGCCAGCCGATTGCCATCATTGGCGAGGATCAGGTTGAGGGTGTGAAAGTGGTCCAGACCCGTCTCGGTGAGCCGGACGAGAACGGTCGTCGTCGTCCGGAAGTGGTTCCGGGCAGTGAAGAAGTCATTCCCGCCGATGCCGTTCTGGTGGCCTTCGGCTTCCGCCCGAGCCCGGCGGACTGGTTTGACGAACTGAAAGTGAGCACCGACGATTCCGGCCGCGTGACCGCGCCGGAAGAAGCCGAGTTCATGTTCCAGACGAGCAACCCGAAGATCTTTGCCGGCGGCGACATGGTCCGTGGCTCCGATCTGGTCGTAACCGCTATCTGGGAAGGCCGCCAGGCTGCCGAAGGTATCATGGATTACCTGGATATCTGAGGCCCGGCTTGATCCGGATCAGAGGGGCGGCTTCCTACGGGAAAGCCGCCCTTTTTTATTCCGGCAAACCGGGTATTATGGCTCCCCATTCCACAGCCCCTGATACACAGAACATCCTGGATTTTCTATGACTGAGCTGAAGAACGACCGTTTCCTGCGCGCCCTGATGCGCCAGCCCGTGGATCGCACCCCGGTGTGGATGATGCGCCAGGCGGGACGATACCTGCCGGAATACCGGGCCACACGGGCGAAAGCGGGCAACTTTCTCAGCCTGTGCAAGAACACACCGCTGGCCTGTGAGGTGACCCTGCAGCCGCTGGAGCGGTATCCGCTGGATGCCGCCATCCTGTTCTCCGACATCCTGACCATTCCCGATGCGCTCGGTCTCGGGCTGTATTTCGAGACCGGCGAAGGCCCCAAGTTCCGGAACACCATCCGCTCCGCGGCCGATGTGGCGGCGCTGCCGACCATCAATGCCGAGGTGGACCTGGATTACGTGATGAACGCGGTGTCGACCATCCGCGGCGCGCTCAATGGCCGGGTGCCGCTGATCGGTTTCTCCGGCAGCCCCTGGACCCTGGCCACCTACATGATCGAAGGCGGCTCCTCCAAAGACTTCCGGGAAGCGAAAAAGCTGATGTACGGCCAGCCGGAGGTGATGCATCGGTTGCTGGACCATCTGGCAGACAGCGTTATTGATTACCTCAACGGCCAGATCAGGGCCGGTGCCCAGGCGGTACAGATCTTCGACACCTGGGGTGGCGTGCTCAGCAGCTGGGCCTACGAGGAATTCTCACTGCGCTACATGAAGAAGATTGTCGATGGCCTGATTCGCGAGAACGACGGCCGGCGTGTACCGGTGATCCTGTTCACCAAGAACGGCGGCCAGTGGCTGGAATCCATCGCCGATTCAGGCGCCGATGCGATTGGCCTGGACTGGACCACGGACATTGGCAATGCCCGTGCCCGCATCGGTGACCGTGTCGCCCTGCAGGGCAACATGGACCCGGCCATGCTGTACGCGCCGCCGGCGCGAATCCGGGAAGAGGTGGCGGACATTCTTCGGCGTTATGGCTCTGGCAGCGGGCATATCTTCAACCTCGGGCATGGCATTACCCCGGATGTGGATCCGGAGCACGCCCGTGCGTTCATCGAGGCTGTGGTGGAGCTAAGCCCCGAGTACCACCGCTGAGCTCGGAGATATAGTCTTTCCTAGCCTTCGAGTCTGGGGCATGAGTCTGTTGTGGGGCCCTTTCCAAAAACCGCTCCGAGCACCTCCCTGTGGCTTGTCTCCGGCCATCCCTGGCCTACGACATTTTTGGAAAGGGCCCCACAACAGCCTCGCTCATGCATTGGAGATTTGTCGGCCAATTTCCAGTGCAGTCTCGTAGGTCGGATCAGGCGCGCAAAGCGTGCCGTAATCCGACAACCTGATCCCCTTCGAAAACTCCTCTGGATGCAACGACCTGTCCGGTCTATAGTCAGGTGAAACAAGACCGGTAAACAGGAGTAACCTCTTGCCCACCAAAACCCCCGAAAAACGCCGGTTCCATCGTATCGAGTTCGATGCGCCCTGCGAGCTTCACTGCCAGGAATCTGTCTGGAAGACGGAGGTGCTGGATATTTCTCTGAAGGGTGTTCTGGTCAAACGACCGGAAGGCTGGAAGGTGCCGTTAAAGCAGCCCTGTGAGGTGATTATCCATCTCAACGACCATGAGGCCGGGATCGTGATGGCCGTGGAGTTGCGGCATGTGGAACCGCATCGGCTGGGCTTTAAATGCCAGTACATTGACCTTGATAGTGCCACGCACCTGAAGCGTCTGGTTGAACTTAATCTTGGTGATCAAGCTCTGCTGGAGAGGGAGTTTGCGCACCTTATTGATTAGGCAGGTTTTGTCGGATTACGGCTTTGCCTAATCCCACCTACCTAGCTGTCCCAGATCGACTCTATGTAGTCCCAATCCATGTTTCGCCGCTGATACCGTATCTTCAGGCTCACGCTATTTGAGATTTGTGTTTTGAGGTCTAGCTGGCGGTTGGCGGAAGGGGCTTCCAAAAATGTCGGAGGCCAGGGATGGCCGAGGACAAGCGCACATGGATGTGCTCGTAGCGGTTTTTGGAAGCCCCTTCCGCCAACCCCTCCGTAAACTCCAAAGCAACAAAGCCTAGAGCTCCTCCAGAGCCGAAAGTGCATCACTCAGCTTGGTCACCGGAATCACCTTCATGCCGTCGATGGCCTTGCGCGGGGCATTGGCCTTGGGCACCAGGGCGCGGGTGAAGCCGTGTTTGGCGGCCTCGTAGATGCGTTCCTGGCCACTGGGTACCGGGCGGATTTCGCCGGACAGGCCCACTTCGCCGAAGATCACCAAATCCTGGGGCAGGGCGCGGTCGCGGAAGGAGGAAACGATGGCGGCCAGCAGGGCCAGGTCGGCACTGGTTTCGTTGACCTTAACGCCGCCTACGACGTTTACGAATACATCCTGATCGGACACGTGCATGCCGCCGTGGCGATGCAGGACTGCCAGCAGCATGGCCAAGCGGTTCTGGTCCAGGCCTACGGCAACGCGCCTCGGGTAGCCGCCCTGGGCCATGTCCACCAGGGCCTGGATCTCCACCAGCATCGGCCGGGTGCCTTCCCAGACCACCATCACCACGCTCCCCGGCGCGGCGTCCTCGCCACGGTTCAGGAAGATCGCGCTAGGGTTCTTCACTTCCTTCAGGCCCTGCTCGAGCATGGCGAAGACGCCCAGCTCATTGACCGCACCGAAGCGGTTCTTGATGCCCCGAAGAGTCCGGTAGCGGCTGTCGCTCGAGCCCTCGAGCAGGATCGAACAGTCGATCATGTGCTCCAGGACTTTCGGGCCCGCCAGGCTGCCGTCCTTGGTGACATGGCCCACCAGGAACAGGATGGTGCCGGTCTGCTTGGCGAAGCGGGTCAGGTAGGCCGCGCTTTCGCGAACCTGGGACACGCTGCCCGGGGCGGATTCGATCTCTGCCACGTGCATCACCTGGATACTGTCCACTACCAGGATCCGCGGCTGCTCGGCTTCCGCCACCTGCATGACCCGCTCCACGCTGGTCTCGGACAACATTTTCAGATCTTTGGTGGGAAGGCCCAGGCGTTTGGCGCGCATGGCTACCTGCTGCAGGGATTCCTCGCCAGTTACGTACAGGGCCGGAACGCTGGCCGCCAGGTGGCAGACCGCCTGCAGCAGCAGGGTGCTTTTGCCGGCGCCCGGGTGGCCGCCCATCAATACCGCCGAGCCTTCCACCAGGCCGCCGCCCAGCACCCGGTCGAACTCCTGCATGCCGGAGCTGATGCGGGGGCGTTCGGCCAGGCTCACGTCGTCCAGGCTTTGCACCTCAGACAAGCTGCCGGCAAACCCCTCGAAGCGAGCGCCGCGGGCGCCTTTGTTGTTGCTGCTGACGCCGCGGACTTCGTTGATGGTATTCCAGGCCTGGCAGGCCGTGCACTGGCCCTGCCATTTGGAATAGTCGGCACCGCATTCAGTGCAGACGTAGGCGGTCTTGGTTTTTGCCATCAGGCCAGCTTCTTGTACTTCATGCGCTTGGGCTGCATGGCGGAATCGCCTTTGCGCTTCTTGAAGTCCTCGTCGTACTCGGAGAAGTTACCCTCGAAGTAGACCACCTCGCCGTCATCCTCGAACGCCAAAATGTGCGTGGCCACCCGGTCCAGGAACCAACGGTCGTGTGAGATGACCAGTGCCGAGCCCGGGAAGTTCAGCAGGGCTTCCTCCAGGGCGCGCAGGGTTTCCACGTCCAGGTCGTTGGTGGGCTCGTCCAGTAGCAGCACGTTGCCGCCCTGCTTGAGCAGTTTCGCCAGGTGCAGGCGGTTGCGTTCACCGCCGGACAGGTCGCCAACACGCTTCTGCTGGTCGCTGCCCTTGAAGTTGAAGCGACCCACGTAGGCGCGCGAAGGCGTCTCGTAATTGCCCACCTTGATGATGTCGTTGCCGTCGGAGAGCTCTTCCCAGACGGTCTTGCTGCCATCCAGATCGCGCATCTGGTCGACGTAGGCCAGCTCCACGGTTTCACCCACGGTGATGTTCCCGGAGTCCGGCTTGTCGAACCCGGCGATCATCTTGAACAGGGTGGATTTGCCGGCGCCGTTACCACCAATGATGCCGACAATGGCACCGGGCGGTACGCTGAAGGACACATCCTCATAGAGCAAACGGTCGTCGAAGGACTTGCTGATGCCGTCCACCTCGATCACCTTGTTACCCAGGCGCGGGCCGGGCGGAATGTACAGCTCGTTGGTTTCGTTGCGCTTCTGGAATTCCTGGGAGCTCATTTCCTCGAAGCGGGCCAGACGGGCCTTGCTCTTGGACTGACGGCCCTTGGCGTTGCTGCGAACCCACTCCAGTTCCTGCTTGATGGCTTTCTGGTGGGAAGCCTCCTGTTTGGCTTCCATCTCCAGGCGCTTCTCCTTGTTCTCCAGCCACTGGCTGTAGTTGCCCTCGAACGGAATGCCGTGGCCGCGGTCCAGTTCCAGAATCCAGCCGGCGACGTTGTCCAGGAAGTAGCGGTCGTGGGTAATGGCCACCACGGTGCCTTCGTAATCGTGCAGGAAGCGCTCCAGCCAGGCGACGGATTCGGCGTCCAGATGGTTGGTGGGCTCGTCCAGTAGCAGCATGTCCGGGCCGGAAAGCAGCAGCCGGCACAGTGCCACCCGGCGGCGCTCACCACCGGACAGAACTTTCACCTTCTGGTCCCAGGGTGGCAGACGCAGCGCGTCGGCGGCCACTTCCATCTTGCGCTCGATGTCATGGCCGTCGGTGGCCTGAATATAGGCCTCGAGCTCGCCCTGCCGTTTTGCCAGGGCATCGAAGTCCGCGTCCGGTTCGGCGTAGGCGGCATAGACCTGATCCAGCTCTGCCAGGGCGTCATGGACGCCGGACACGGCTTCATCCACGATTTCCTTGACGGTTTTCTCTTCGTCCAGCTCCGGTTCCTGGGGCAGGTAGCCCACGTTGATGCCAGGTTGGGGCCGTGCCTCGCCGATGTAATCCTGGTCCACGCCCGCCATAATACGCAGCAGGGTGGACTTACCGGCGCCGTTCAGGCCGAGCACGCCAATCTTGGCGCCGGGAAAGAAACTGAGGGAAATATCCTTGAGGATCTCGCGCTTGGGCGGAACCACCTTGCCCACGCGGTTCATGGTGTAGACGTATTGGGCCATGTTGGCAGAATCCTTTTATCAAACAGTCGCTTGAGAAATGAATACACGTCAGGTGCCTGATCAAGGGCTTCGGGGCGGGCGGTCCGGGATCGTCAAAATCAGGGATGATTTTGCCGAGCGTACAGGGATGTATTCACAGCGTATCCCGGACCGCCCGCCCCGAAGGCCGACACCACCGATGCCGGTACCTGAGAACAGTAATCGGCTAAGGTAACGAAACGCACCATTGATAGCAATTGAGCAGAAACCGGAGCCCGCCGCATGCCGGTATCTGCGGACGGTATAAAAGATGATTTTTTACCCGTTTGTAAGATAGAATAGCGGCCCAATTTTTCAGGGGCGTGGAGCTTGCGAATGCACTCCGGGCCAGCCAAGCACACAGGGGCAGCGCATCCATGTTTAATCGTGAAATGAAAATCGCCGGCTTTGACGACGAACTCTGGAACGCCATGCAGGCGGAAGAGAAGCGCCAGGAAGCTCACATCGAGCTGATCGCTTCCGAAAACTACACCAGCCCCCGGGTAATGGAAGCCCAGGGCAGCGTGCTGACCAACAAGTACGCTGAAGGCTACCCTGGCAAGCGATACTACGGTGGCTGTGAGTTCGTTGATATTGCCGAGGAACTGGCGATTGAGCGCGCCAAGGAGCTGTTCGGAGCTGCCTACGCCAACGTTCAGCCGCACTCCGGCTCCCAGGCCAATTCCGCCGTGTTCATGGCCCTGCTCAAGCCCGGTGATACCGTGCTGGGCATGAGCCTGGCCCATGGCGGCCACCTGACACACGGCGCCAGCGTCAACTTCTCTGGCAAGATCTATCACGCCGTGCAGTATGGCCTGAACCCGGAAACCGGCCTGATCGATTACGACGAAGTTGAGGCCCTGGCGCTCGAGCACAAGCCAAAGATGATTATTGCCGGCTTCTCCGCTTATTCCCAGGAGCTGGATTTTGCCCGCTTCCGCGAAATCGCCGACAAGGTGGGTGCTTACCTGTTCGTGGATATGGCCCACGTGGCAGGCCTGGTTGCCGCCGGCGTGTATCCGGATCCGGTCCCCCATGCCCACGTGGTAGCGACCACCACGCACAAGACCCTTCGTGGGCCTCGTGGCGGCCTGATCCTGGCGTGCGACGACGCCGATCTGCAGAAAAAGCTGAACTCCGCCGTGTTCCCGGGCGGCCAGGGCGGCCCGCTGATGCACGTCATTGCCGCCAAGGCAGTGTGCTTCAAGGAAGCCATGAGTGACGAGTTCAAGACCTACCAGCAGCAGGTGGTCAAGAATGCATCGGCCATGGCCCAGGTGTTCGTGGATCGCGGTTACGACGTTGTCTCCGGTGGCACCAGGAACCACCTGTTCCTGGTCAGCCTGATCAAGCAGGACATTACGGGTAAGGACGCAGACGCAGCTCTGGGTCGTGCCCACATCACCGTCAACAAGAACGCGGTGCCCAACGACCCGCGCTCGCCGTTTGTGACCTCGGGCCTGCGGATTGGTACGCCGGCCATCACCACGCGCGGTTTCGGCGAGTCCGAATGCCGTGATCTGGCGGGCTGGATTTGCGACATTCTCGACAACCTCGAGGACGAAGCGGTTAACACCCGGGTTCGTGAGCAGGTGGAAGCCCTGTGTGCCCGCTTCCCGGTCTACGGCTGAGCGTTTTCCGTCTAGACTAGTGTGATGTTCTGCCGGGCCGATCCATCGGCCCGGCGTCCTTTCCGGAGCTCCTGACTATGCATTGTCCCTTCTGTGGTGAAGCCGACACCAAGGTGATTGACTCCCGGCTGGTGGCCGAGGGCGATCAGGTACGTCGCCGCAGGGAGTGCCTGTCTTGCCGGGAGCGCTTTACAACCTTCGAGTCCGCCGAGCTGGTGATGCCGAGGGTGGTCAAGCAGGACGGTACCCGTCAGCCCTTTGACGAAGACAAGTTGCGGTCCGGCATCATGAAAGCACTGGAAAAGCGGCCGGTGAGCATCGAAGAGATCGACGGTGCCCTCAATCGCATCAAGTATCGACTGAGAGCCACCGGCGAGCGGGAAGTGAAGTCGATGCAGCTCGGTGAAGAGGTGATGACCGAGTTGCGTCAGCTCGACAAGGTGGCCTACGTCCGCTTTGCTTCGGTCTATCGCAGTTTCCAGGATATCAACGAGTTCAAGGAAGAGATCGAACGGCTCTCTGCCAGCAATGGCGATACCGCCGTTGATGTGGCCAAGGCGCTGGCAGACAACCATTCCCCGAAAGGACAGGCATGATCGAGAACCGCGACAGGGCCATGATGGCCCGGGCTGTCCAGCTTGCCTGGCGCGGTCGGTACTCCACCCATCCCAATCCCCGAGTGGGTTGTGTGATTGCCCGTGGCGACCGGATCCTGGGCGAGGGCTGGCATGAGCGTGCTGGCGAAGCCCATGCTGAAACCCGGGCGCTCAGTCAGGCTGGCCCTGACGCCCGTGGCGCCACCGCCTACGTGACTCTTGAGCCTTGTAGCCACTTTGGGCGCACGCCGCCCTGCGCCCGGGCATTGATTGATGCCGGGGTCGCCCATGTATTCGCGGCTACCAAAGATCCGAACCCTTCGGTGTCCGGTCGTGGACTGGATATGCTCAGGGACGCCGGCGTGCGGGTAACCGAAGGCCTTCTGGCCGAGGAAGCCGCACGGCTCAATCCCGGATTCATGAAACGGATGAACACCGGACGGCCCTGGGTGCGGCTGAAGATGGCCGCGAGCCTGGATGGCCGCACCGCCATGGCTTCCGGCGAGAGCCAGTGGATCACGGGCGCCGATTCCCGCCGGGACGTCCAGCGTCTTCGGGCCATCAGTGACGCCATCCTGACCGGGGTGGGCACCGTGCTGGCGGACGACCCGTCCCTGACCGTGAGACGTGAGGAATTGGGGGATATCGGCGATGCCACAGAACCTTCCCGGCAGCCCCTGCGCGTGATCGCGGACCGGGATGCCCGTACGCCGTCGTCGGCCAAGATCCTCCAAGGAGGGAATGTTCAGGTGTTCTGCGCGTCCTCCACCCTGGCAACGGCGCCTGCCCAGGATCTGGCGGCGCTTGGGGTCAGCCTCACTGGCGTGGCCTGGAAGGACAATGGCATTGATCTGGCGGAATTGCTCGACTCGCTGGGCGAACTGGGCATCAACGAACTGTTGGTGGAAGCCGGGCCAACGCTCGCCGGCACGTTTATCAGCGAAGGCCTGGTCGACGAATTATGGCTCTATCAGGCTCCCGTGTTCCTGGGCAGTACCGGGCGACCGACTGCCCACCTGCCGCTGGAAACCATGGCAGATAAAGTACAATGGAAGGTGCTGGACCGACGTCAGGTGGGTGAGGATCAACGCCTGATCCTGGCCCGCGAGTAATCCATACATTCAGGGTGTTCCGTGTGCCGGAACGCCGCAAAGGTGCAAAACCCCATGGCACTGAACAGCATTGAAGAGATCATTGAAGATATCCGTCAGGGCAAGATGGTCATCCTGATGGACGACGAAGATCGTGAGAACGAGGGTGATCTGGTGATGGCGGCGGAACACTGTACCGCCGAGGCCATTAACTTCATGGCCCGATTCGGCCGCGGCCTGATCTGCATGCCGATGACCCGTGACCGCTGTGAGCAGCTCGGGCTTCCCCTGATGGTGCAGCAGAATGCGTCCGGCTTTGGCACCAAGTTCACCCTGTCCATCGAGGCGGCCGAAGGTGTGACCACCGGTATTTCCGCGGCCGATCGTGCTCGCACCGTGCAGGCGGCGGTGGCGCGCAACGCCAGGGCCAGCGACCTGGTGCAGCCGGGCCACATTTTTCCTTTGATGTCAGATCCCGGCGGCGTACTGAGCCGGGCTGGCCACACGGAGGCCTCCTGTGATCTGGCGGCCCTGGCCGGATGCGAACCTGCGGGCGTGATCTGCGAGATCATGAACGATGATGGCTCCATGGCGCGCCGTGAGGATCTGGAGCGTTTTGCCCAGGAGCACGGCCTGAAGATTGGCACCATTGCCGACCTGATCCACTACCGCACGATGAACGAGCGCACCGTGGAGTGCGTGGAAGAGAACGAGCTCGACACCGAGTATGGCCTGTTCAATCTGCGTACCTACCGGGACAATATCCAGGGCGCCACTCATCTGGCCATGGTGATGGGCGAGATCACGCCCCACGAGCCAGTCTATGTTCGGGTGCACATCACCGACACCCTGCGGGATTTGCTGGGCGCCCGGCGCAAGGATTCGCGGAGCTGGCCGCTGCACCATGCCCTGGAGAAAGTAGCCGAAGAAGGCAAGGGTGTGGTGGTGCTGCTCAACAGTGCCGAAGACAGCTACAACCTGGAAGACCGTATCCAGGAATTTTTCAACGAAGGTCAGGGGACCACGGGCAAGGGCGGCTCCGGTGTCTATTTTACCGTGGGTACCGGCTCCCAGATCCTGCGGGATCTGGGCGTTGGCAAGATGCGCCTGCTGAGCCCGCCCATCAAGTTCTCCGCCATTTCCGGTTTCGACCTGGAAGTGGTTGAATACGTGCCCTATACCCCTGAATGACGAACCCGGTGACGGCCTTGGGGCAGTCACCCGTGAAGGAGCCATCGATGGCAGATATCCGAGTAATTGAAGGTGATTTTACCGAGTGTGCCGGCCGCTACGCCCTGGTGGTGGGCCGGTTTAACGGTTTTGTGGTCGAGAGCCTCG
This DNA window, taken from Marinobacter gudaonensis, encodes the following:
- a CDS encoding FAD-dependent oxidoreductase, whose amino-acid sequence is MKERLSNDFQFVEVGRIDPKKVPAKKRKKEFGEIYHPFTADHASSQAHRCLECGNPYCEWKCPVHNYIPNWLKLVSEGNIMRAVELCHQTNSLPEVCGRVCPQDRLCEGACTLNDGYGAVTIGSVEKYITDTAFALGWKPDMSAVKWTDKKVAVIGAGPAGLGCADVLVRNGVKPVVFDIYPEIGGLLTFGIPEFKLEKSVMTRRRKVFEEMGVEFRLSTEVGKDVQLQDIIDEYDAVFMGMGTYTYMKGGFPGENLPGVYDALPFLVSNVNRRLGFEKDAADFIDMKGKRVVVLGGGDTAMDCNRTSIRQQAESVTCAYRRDEANMPGSRREVANAKEEGVKFLFNRQPIAIIGEDQVEGVKVVQTRLGEPDENGRRRPEVVPGSEEVIPADAVLVAFGFRPSPADWFDELKVSTDDSGRVTAPEEAEFMFQTSNPKIFAGGDMVRGSDLVVTAIWEGRQAAEGIMDYLDI
- the hemE gene encoding uroporphyrinogen decarboxylase, whose translation is MTELKNDRFLRALMRQPVDRTPVWMMRQAGRYLPEYRATRAKAGNFLSLCKNTPLACEVTLQPLERYPLDAAILFSDILTIPDALGLGLYFETGEGPKFRNTIRSAADVAALPTINAEVDLDYVMNAVSTIRGALNGRVPLIGFSGSPWTLATYMIEGGSSKDFREAKKLMYGQPEVMHRLLDHLADSVIDYLNGQIRAGAQAVQIFDTWGGVLSSWAYEEFSLRYMKKIVDGLIRENDGRRVPVILFTKNGGQWLESIADSGADAIGLDWTTDIGNARARIGDRVALQGNMDPAMLYAPPARIREEVADILRRYGSGSGHIFNLGHGITPDVDPEHARAFIEAVVELSPEYHR
- a CDS encoding PilZ domain-containing protein, whose protein sequence is MPTKTPEKRRFHRIEFDAPCELHCQESVWKTEVLDISLKGVLVKRPEGWKVPLKQPCEVIIHLNDHEAGIVMAVELRHVEPHRLGFKCQYIDLDSATHLKRLVELNLGDQALLEREFAHLID
- the radA gene encoding DNA repair protein RadA, producing MAKTKTAYVCTECGADYSKWQGQCTACQAWNTINEVRGVSSNNKGARGARFEGFAGSLSEVQSLDDVSLAERPRISSGMQEFDRVLGGGLVEGSAVLMGGHPGAGKSTLLLQAVCHLAASVPALYVTGEESLQQVAMRAKRLGLPTKDLKMLSETSVERVMQVAEAEQPRILVVDSIQVMHVAEIESAPGSVSQVRESAAYLTRFAKQTGTILFLVGHVTKDGSLAGPKVLEHMIDCSILLEGSSDSRYRTLRGIKNRFGAVNELGVFAMLEQGLKEVKNPSAIFLNRGEDAAPGSVVMVVWEGTRPMLVEIQALVDMAQGGYPRRVAVGLDQNRLAMLLAVLHRHGGMHVSDQDVFVNVVGGVKVNETSADLALLAAIVSSFRDRALPQDLVIFGEVGLSGEIRPVPSGQERIYEAAKHGFTRALVPKANAPRKAIDGMKVIPVTKLSDALSALEEL
- the ettA gene encoding energy-dependent translational throttle protein EttA, with the translated sequence MAQYVYTMNRVGKVVPPKREILKDISLSFFPGAKIGVLGLNGAGKSTLLRIMAGVDQDYIGEARPQPGINVGYLPQEPELDEEKTVKEIVDEAVSGVHDALAELDQVYAAYAEPDADFDALAKRQGELEAYIQATDGHDIERKMEVAADALRLPPWDQKVKVLSGGERRRVALCRLLLSGPDMLLLDEPTNHLDAESVAWLERFLHDYEGTVVAITHDRYFLDNVAGWILELDRGHGIPFEGNYSQWLENKEKRLEMEAKQEASHQKAIKQELEWVRSNAKGRQSKSKARLARFEEMSSQEFQKRNETNELYIPPGPRLGNKVIEVDGISKSFDDRLLYEDVSFSVPPGAIVGIIGGNGAGKSTLFKMIAGFDKPDSGNITVGETVELAYVDQMRDLDGSKTVWEELSDGNDIIKVGNYETPSRAYVGRFNFKGSDQQKRVGDLSGGERNRLHLAKLLKQGGNVLLLDEPTNDLDVETLRALEEALLNFPGSALVISHDRWFLDRVATHILAFEDDGEVVYFEGNFSEYDEDFKKRKGDSAMQPKRMKYKKLA
- the glyA gene encoding serine hydroxymethyltransferase; this translates as MFNREMKIAGFDDELWNAMQAEEKRQEAHIELIASENYTSPRVMEAQGSVLTNKYAEGYPGKRYYGGCEFVDIAEELAIERAKELFGAAYANVQPHSGSQANSAVFMALLKPGDTVLGMSLAHGGHLTHGASVNFSGKIYHAVQYGLNPETGLIDYDEVEALALEHKPKMIIAGFSAYSQELDFARFREIADKVGAYLFVDMAHVAGLVAAGVYPDPVPHAHVVATTTHKTLRGPRGGLILACDDADLQKKLNSAVFPGGQGGPLMHVIAAKAVCFKEAMSDEFKTYQQQVVKNASAMAQVFVDRGYDVVSGGTRNHLFLVSLIKQDITGKDADAALGRAHITVNKNAVPNDPRSPFVTSGLRIGTPAITTRGFGESECRDLAGWICDILDNLEDEAVNTRVREQVEALCARFPVYG
- the nrdR gene encoding transcriptional regulator NrdR; translated protein: MHCPFCGEADTKVIDSRLVAEGDQVRRRRECLSCRERFTTFESAELVMPRVVKQDGTRQPFDEDKLRSGIMKALEKRPVSIEEIDGALNRIKYRLRATGEREVKSMQLGEEVMTELRQLDKVAYVRFASVYRSFQDINEFKEEIERLSASNGDTAVDVAKALADNHSPKGQA